The following proteins are co-located in the [Pasteurella] mairii genome:
- the hlyC gene encoding Hemolysin-activating lysine-acyltransferase hlyC yields MSYKNVNNLTKDFTILGHIAWLWANSPLHREWSISLFTKNILPAIQHKQYLLLMRDEFPVGFCSWANLSLINEVKYVRDVTSLTLEDWNSGERKWLIDWIVPFGDNHALYTKMRQKFPNDVFRAIRVYPNSSEAKIIHVQGGKINKTTAKKLIQQYQEELTQVLNHLKK; encoded by the coding sequence ATGAGTTATAAAAATGTTAATAATTTAACAAAGGATTTTACAATTTTAGGGCATATTGCTTGGTTATGGGCAAATTCTCCACTACACAGAGAATGGTCCATATCCCTATTCACTAAAAATATTTTACCTGCCATTCAACATAAGCAATATCTTCTGCTTATGCGGGATGAGTTTCCTGTAGGTTTTTGCAGCTGGGCAAATTTATCGCTAATCAATGAAGTGAAATATGTGCGTGATGTCACTTCATTAACGCTTGAGGATTGGAATTCAGGCGAACGCAAATGGTTAATTGATTGGATTGTTCCATTCGGGGATAACCATGCACTTTATACAAAGATGCGCCAGAAGTTTCCTAATGATGTATTTCGCGCTATTCGCGTTTATCCAAATTCATCAGAAGCCAAAATTATTCATGTTCAAGGAGGAAAAATTAATAAAACAACAGCGAAAAAATTAATACAGCAGTATCAGGAAGAACTCACTCAAGTTCTAAATCATCTTAAAAAATAA
- the xylR_1 gene encoding xylose operon regulatory protein, translated as MEQRFKVALLFNANKIYDRGVIEGIGQYIQASQCTWDIFMEDEFIYHSDTIKNLSIDGIIADYDDPETVGLLKNIEVPIIGVGSSYQNPEDYPNVPYVATDNNALIENAFLHLKQKGIDQFAFYGYPTAQKKHWSVERLNAFIQLMEKYEHKPNFYLGDQIHSYNWDASQEKLYGWIKTLPLHTGIIAVTDARARHLLQACEYLKIAVPDQLCIIGIDNEELIQYLSRVSLSSVVQGTKQIGYQAAKLLHKRLLDQPVSTKPMLIQPLKIEERRSTDYRSLQDPLVIQAMHFIRHRATQGIKTEQVLDHLRVSRSNLEQRFKEEMHKTIHQVIHEEKLARAKQLLHLTDLPIQEIAEVCGYPSLQYFYAVFKKELNLTPKAFRDNG; from the coding sequence ATGGAGCAAAGGTTTAAAGTCGCTTTATTATTTAATGCGAATAAGATTTACGACCGTGGCGTTATCGAAGGCATTGGGCAATATATCCAAGCCTCGCAATGTACATGGGATATTTTTATGGAAGATGAATTTATCTACCATAGCGATACCATTAAAAATTTATCCATTGACGGTATTATTGCAGATTACGACGATCCCGAAACCGTTGGATTGCTTAAAAATATTGAAGTCCCAATTATCGGCGTGGGCAGTTCTTACCAAAATCCGGAAGATTATCCCAATGTTCCCTATGTTGCCACCGACAACAATGCCTTAATTGAAAATGCTTTTTTACATCTTAAACAAAAAGGCATCGATCAATTTGCTTTTTATGGCTATCCGACCGCGCAGAAAAAACATTGGTCAGTAGAACGGTTGAATGCCTTTATTCAATTAATGGAAAAATACGAACACAAGCCAAACTTTTACTTAGGCGATCAAATTCATTCCTACAACTGGGACGCTTCACAAGAAAAACTCTATGGCTGGATTAAAACCTTGCCACTACATACCGGCATTATCGCGGTAACCGATGCCCGCGCCCGACATTTATTACAAGCGTGCGAATACTTAAAAATTGCGGTTCCCGATCAACTTTGTATCATCGGTATCGACAATGAAGAATTGATCCAATATTTATCGCGCGTCTCCCTTTCCTCTGTGGTGCAAGGAACCAAACAGATCGGCTACCAAGCGGCGAAATTGCTGCATAAACGTTTACTCGATCAACCGGTTTCCACTAAACCAATGCTAATTCAGCCACTTAAAATTGAAGAACGCCGCTCTACTGATTATCGATCCCTGCAAGATCCGCTGGTTATCCAAGCCATGCACTTTATTCGTCACCGCGCAACGCAAGGGATCAAAACGGAACAAGTATTGGATCATCTACGCGTTTCCCGTTCTAATTTGGAACAACGCTTCAAAGAAGAAATGCACAAAACCATTCATCAAGTCATCCACGAAGAAAAACTGGCGCGAGCCAAACAATTATTGCATTTAACCGATCTGCCAATCCAAGAAATCGCCGAGGTTTGCGGCTACCCGTCGCTCCAATATTTCTACGCGGTATTCAAAAAAGAATTAAACCTCACGCCAAAAGCGTTTCGAGATAACGGATAA
- the hlyA gene encoding Hemolysin, chromosomal, whose amino-acid sequence MSTWSSMLADLRKQAEIAKQQAKKGIDVTKNGLQYGVSQAKLQALAAGKSIQKYGNKLVLVIPKDYDVNTGNGFFDLAKAAEELGIQVKYIDRNDLEIAHKSLGVTDQFLGLTERGLTLFAPQLDKFLQQHSKISNVVGSSTGDTVNKLAKSQAIISGVQSVLGSVLAGINLNEAIISGGSELELAKAGVDLASELVGNIAKGTATIEAFSEQIQNFGKLVQNAKGLGGVGQQLQHISGSALSKTGLGLDIISSLLSGVTASFTLADKNASTSTKVAAGFELSNQVIGGITKAVSSYILAQRLAAGLSTTGPAAALIASSISLAISPLSFLRVADNFNRSKDIREFAERFKKLGYEGDKLLSDFYHEAGTIDASITTISTALSAIAAGTAAASAGALVGAPITLLVTGITGLISGILEFSKQPMLEHVASKLGTKIEEWERKYGKNYFENGYDARHKAFLEDSLSLLSSFNKQYETERAVLITQQRWDEYIGELAGVTGKGDKISSGKAYVDYFEEGKLLAKKPDDFNRVILDPKKGKIDISNSQTSTLLKFVTPLLTPGTESRKRTQTGKYEYVTKLDVNGINQWEVNGVKEKGAVYDFTNLIQHVHISSSVARGEEYREVRLVSRLGKGNDKVFLASGSAEIHAGDGHDVVYYDKTDTGLLMVDGTQATKQGDYTVTRELSGATQILREVVKNQKSSVGSRQETVEYRDNELAQSGNSNLKAKDNLYSVEEIIGSNHRDEFKGSKFRDIFHGADGDDLLKGNDGDDILYGDKGNDELRGDNGNDQLYGGEGNDKLFGGNGNNYLSGGDGDDELQVLGNGFNVLRGGKGNDKLYGGAGSDFLDGGEGDDYLAGGEGNDFYVYRSTSGNHTIYDQGKSSDSDTLYLSDLTFDRLLVEKVDNNLVFKPSDHNSNRGSLTIKDWFKTGHGYNHKLEQIVDKNGRKLTSDNLETHFNGTPKTNLLGYTAENQNESNLSSLKTELGKIISSAGNFGLAKQGNNNHSAALNNDVDKLISSASSFATAQMGGSGIRLLPSNNANSTILSGLARTA is encoded by the coding sequence ATGAGTACATGGTCAAGCATGCTCGCAGATCTAAGAAAACAAGCTGAAATAGCCAAACAACAAGCTAAAAAAGGCATTGATGTAACTAAAAATGGTCTGCAATATGGGGTAAGCCAAGCAAAATTACAAGCGTTGGCAGCAGGTAAATCAATTCAAAAATACGGTAATAAATTAGTCTTAGTTATTCCAAAAGACTACGACGTAAATACTGGTAATGGTTTTTTTGATCTAGCGAAAGCTGCTGAGGAATTGGGTATTCAAGTAAAATATATTGATCGTAATGATCTGGAAATTGCCCATAAAAGTTTAGGTGTGACAGATCAATTTTTAGGTTTAACTGAACGTGGTCTGACGTTGTTTGCACCACAATTAGATAAATTTTTACAACAACATTCAAAAATTTCTAATGTTGTCGGTAGTTCTACCGGTGATACCGTAAATAAACTGGCTAAAAGTCAAGCGATTATTTCGGGCGTGCAATCTGTTTTAGGTTCTGTCTTAGCGGGAATTAATCTCAACGAAGCTATTATTAGCGGGGGATCAGAACTTGAATTAGCTAAAGCAGGCGTTGATTTAGCATCTGAACTTGTTGGCAATATTGCTAAAGGTACCGCAACCATAGAAGCCTTTAGTGAACAAATCCAAAACTTTGGAAAACTGGTACAAAATGCCAAAGGGCTAGGTGGTGTTGGTCAGCAATTACAACATATTTCAGGTTCTGCATTAAGTAAAACAGGATTAGGTCTAGATATTATTTCAAGCTTACTTTCTGGCGTAACTGCAAGCTTCACCTTAGCAGATAAGAATGCCTCAACAAGCACTAAAGTGGCAGCAGGTTTTGAGCTCTCCAACCAAGTCATTGGTGGGATCACAAAAGCAGTATCAAGTTATATTCTTGCGCAGCGTTTAGCTGCAGGTCTATCAACCACAGGCCCTGCCGCAGCATTAATTGCTTCCAGTATTTCTTTAGCCATAAGTCCGTTATCCTTCTTGCGTGTAGCAGATAACTTCAATCGTTCTAAAGATATTCGAGAATTCGCTGAACGATTTAAAAAACTGGGTTATGAAGGGGATAAACTGCTTTCAGATTTTTATCATGAAGCCGGGACTATTGACGCCTCAATTACTACAATTAGTACCGCACTTTCCGCCATTGCAGCAGGTACTGCCGCTGCAAGTGCGGGGGCATTGGTTGGAGCTCCGATCACCTTATTAGTTACCGGTATCACAGGGCTTATTTCCGGTATTTTAGAGTTCTCTAAACAACCAATGTTAGAACATGTCGCCTCAAAACTAGGGACGAAGATTGAAGAATGGGAAAGAAAATACGGTAAAAATTATTTTGAAAATGGTTATGATGCCCGTCATAAGGCTTTCTTAGAGGACTCGCTCTCATTATTATCCAGCTTCAATAAGCAATACGAAACCGAAAGAGCAGTTTTAATTACACAGCAACGCTGGGATGAATATATTGGTGAGCTTGCTGGAGTTACCGGTAAAGGTGATAAAATTTCCAGTGGTAAGGCATATGTAGATTACTTTGAAGAAGGAAAATTACTAGCGAAAAAACCCGATGACTTTAACCGAGTTATTCTCGATCCAAAAAAAGGCAAAATTGATATATCAAATAGCCAAACATCAACGTTATTGAAATTTGTTACACCATTATTGACACCGGGTACAGAGTCACGCAAAAGAACCCAAACAGGGAAATATGAATATGTGACGAAATTGGATGTAAATGGCATAAATCAATGGGAGGTGAATGGCGTTAAAGAGAAAGGTGCGGTTTATGATTTTACTAATTTAATCCAACATGTACATATCAGTTCATCCGTTGCTCGCGGTGAAGAATACCGTGAAGTTCGCCTTGTATCTCGTCTAGGTAAAGGCAATGACAAAGTATTCTTGGCTTCCGGTTCAGCAGAAATTCATGCCGGTGACGGTCATGATGTCGTCTATTACGATAAAACAGATACCGGTCTTTTAATGGTTGACGGAACCCAAGCAACTAAACAAGGAGATTACACTGTTACTCGTGAATTAAGTGGTGCGACACAGATTTTAAGAGAAGTGGTAAAAAACCAAAAATCTTCCGTAGGTAGCCGTCAAGAAACCGTGGAATATCGTGATAATGAATTAGCGCAATCTGGTAATAGTAATCTAAAAGCAAAAGATAATCTGTATTCTGTTGAAGAGATCATTGGTAGTAACCATAGAGATGAATTTAAAGGAAGTAAATTCCGAGATATTTTTCATGGAGCTGATGGTGATGACTTGTTAAAAGGTAATGATGGCGATGATATCCTATACGGTGATAAAGGTAATGATGAATTGCGCGGCGATAACGGTAACGACCAACTTTACGGTGGCGAGGGCAATGATAAACTATTTGGTGGTAATGGAAATAATTACCTCAGTGGTGGTGATGGTGATGACGAACTGCAGGTATTAGGCAATGGCTTCAATGTACTGCGTGGCGGTAAAGGTAATGATAAACTTTATGGCGGAGCTGGTTCTGATTTTCTTGATGGTGGTGAAGGTGATGATTATTTAGCAGGTGGAGAAGGTAACGATTTCTATGTTTATCGCTCTACTTCAGGTAACCACACGATTTATGATCAAGGTAAATCTTCTGATTCAGATACACTGTACTTATCGGATCTTACTTTTGATCGCCTGTTAGTTGAAAAAGTTGATAATAACCTTGTGTTTAAACCTAGTGACCACAACAGTAATCGCGGTTCACTTACTATTAAAGATTGGTTTAAAACAGGTCATGGTTACAACCATAAGCTTGAACAAATCGTTGATAAAAATGGTAGAAAATTAACATCAGATAATTTAGAAACCCATTTCAATGGTACCCCAAAAACTAATTTACTTGGTTACACCGCAGAAAATCAAAATGAAAGTAACCTATCTTCTCTCAAAACTGAGTTAGGTAAAATTATTTCTAGTGCAGGTAATTTTGGTTTGGCAAAACAGGGGAATAATAATCACTCTGCTGCCTTGAATAATGATGTGGATAAACTTATTTCTTCCGCAAGTAGCTTTGCTACTGCTCAAATGGGCGGTTCAGGAATAAGGTTGTTACCATCAAACAACGCTAACTCAACGATATTAAGCGGTCTGGCCAGAACAGCTTAG
- the yhgN gene encoding membrane protein, MarC family, with translation MFDSLIVQFVVLWAVIDPIGSVPVYLAKTIGLPMEDRRKIALKAILIATGILMFFLILGQALLEAMQIPLTAFQIAGGLVLLLFALTMIFGEGKPEQEMRMSTSLSELAVYPLAVPSIASPGAMMAIVLLTDNHRFSFFDQVLTTFIMLAVLFITYLLLLAANNIQRIIGTTGAAVISRVMGLILAAVAINNMLAGIRDFFTQIG, from the coding sequence ATGTTTGATTCATTAATTGTTCAATTTGTGGTGTTATGGGCAGTTATCGATCCCATCGGTTCGGTCCCGGTGTATTTAGCTAAAACAATCGGATTACCCATGGAAGATCGGCGCAAAATCGCCTTAAAAGCGATTTTAATTGCGACCGGTATTTTGATGTTTTTCTTAATTTTAGGGCAAGCGTTACTTGAGGCAATGCAAATTCCGCTCACCGCTTTCCAAATTGCCGGCGGCTTAGTTTTGTTATTATTCGCATTAACCATGATTTTTGGTGAAGGCAAACCGGAACAAGAAATGCGGATGTCCACCAGCCTAAGCGAACTGGCGGTTTATCCTTTAGCAGTTCCGTCCATCGCCTCGCCCGGCGCCATGATGGCAATCGTGTTATTAACCGACAACCACCGCTTCAGCTTTTTTGATCAAGTGTTGACCACATTTATTATGTTAGCGGTTTTATTTATTACCTACTTATTATTACTCGCCGCCAATAATATCCAACGGATTATCGGCACCACTGGCGCCGCAGTTATCAGCCGCGTGATGGGCTTAATTCTCGCCGCGGTTGCCATTAACAATATGCTCGCCGGTATTCGCGATTTCTTCACCCAAATCGGCTAG
- a CDS encoding ABC transporter ATP-binding protein: MIFFTNLTLKRGQSLLLDNASATINPGQKVGLVGKNGCGKSSLFALLKQEMSAEGGEISFPSNWSMAWVNQETPALEMSALDYVIEGDREYCRLQNALQQANADNDGNAIAHIHAQLDTIDAWTIQARASALLHGLGFSQQALTQSVKSFSGGWRMRLNLAQALLCRSELLLLDEPTNHLDLDAVIWLERWLVQYPGTLILISHDRDFLDPIVGKILHIENQKLNEYTGDYSSFEVQRATKLAQQTALYRQQQQKISHLQQYIDRFKAKATKAKQAQSRMKALERMELIAPAYVDNPFAFQFREPLSLPNPLLSLDKASASYGEGESAVEILQKIKLNLVPGSRIGLLGKNGAGKSTLIKLLAGELTALSGQVQLAKGVQLGYFAQHQLDTLRAEESALWHLQKIAPQQTEQQLRDYLGGFAFHGDKVNQAVASFSGGEKARLVLALIVWQRPNLLLLDEPTNHLDLDMRQVLTEALVDYQGSLVVVSHDRHLLRNTVEEFYLVHDKQVEEFKGDLDDYQKWLSEVNAQTSAKSSESAVNFKENSSQNRKEQKRKEAELRQQTAPLRKKIRQFEAEMERLQRQLAEIEQQLGDTELYAAENKEKLTALLASQTRDKKTLEEVEMQWFEAQEELENLLQ, encoded by the coding sequence ATGATTTTTTTTACAAATTTAACCTTAAAACGCGGGCAATCGCTCTTATTGGATAACGCAAGCGCCACCATTAATCCGGGGCAAAAAGTCGGCTTGGTGGGAAAAAACGGTTGTGGTAAATCTTCGCTATTTGCCTTGTTGAAGCAAGAAATGAGTGCGGAGGGCGGCGAAATTAGTTTTCCCTCCAATTGGTCTATGGCATGGGTCAACCAAGAAACACCGGCGTTGGAGATGAGCGCGCTGGATTATGTTATCGAAGGTGATCGGGAGTATTGTCGTTTGCAAAACGCCTTGCAACAAGCCAATGCGGATAATGACGGGAACGCTATTGCTCATATTCATGCGCAATTGGATACCATTGACGCTTGGACTATTCAGGCTCGCGCTTCTGCGTTATTACATGGGTTAGGCTTTAGTCAGCAAGCGCTTACACAATCGGTAAAATCCTTTTCTGGCGGTTGGCGGATGCGGTTAAATTTGGCACAAGCATTACTTTGTCGCTCCGAGCTTTTATTATTGGATGAACCGACTAACCACTTGGATTTAGATGCGGTGATTTGGTTGGAACGTTGGTTAGTACAATATCCCGGAACCTTGATCTTGATTTCTCATGACCGCGATTTTCTCGATCCCATCGTGGGGAAAATTTTGCATATTGAAAATCAAAAATTAAACGAATACACCGGCGATTATTCTTCTTTTGAAGTGCAACGCGCCACTAAATTAGCGCAGCAAACCGCGCTTTATCGTCAGCAACAACAAAAAATCAGCCATTTGCAGCAATATATTGATCGCTTCAAAGCGAAAGCCACCAAAGCCAAACAAGCGCAAAGCCGCATGAAAGCCTTGGAGCGCATGGAATTAATTGCGCCGGCATATGTGGATAATCCTTTCGCGTTTCAATTTCGCGAACCGCTATCCTTACCAAATCCGCTGTTGAGTTTGGATAAAGCCAGCGCCAGTTATGGCGAGGGCGAAAGTGCGGTGGAAATTTTGCAAAAAATTAAACTTAATTTGGTGCCGGGGTCGCGTATTGGATTATTGGGGAAAAATGGTGCGGGCAAATCGACGCTAATTAAATTATTGGCGGGCGAATTGACCGCGCTTTCCGGGCAAGTGCAGCTCGCCAAAGGCGTGCAGTTAGGGTATTTTGCACAGCATCAATTAGATACCTTGCGTGCGGAAGAAAGTGCTTTGTGGCATTTGCAAAAAATTGCCCCACAACAAACCGAGCAACAATTACGCGATTATTTAGGCGGTTTTGCATTTCATGGTGATAAAGTGAATCAAGCGGTTGCTTCTTTTTCCGGCGGGGAAAAAGCCCGTTTGGTGCTGGCGTTAATTGTGTGGCAGCGTCCGAATTTGTTGTTATTGGACGAACCGACCAACCATTTGGATTTGGATATGCGTCAAGTCTTAACCGAAGCCTTGGTGGATTATCAGGGATCTTTGGTGGTGGTTTCTCATGATCGTCATTTATTGCGTAATACGGTTGAAGAATTTTACTTGGTGCATGATAAACAAGTCGAGGAATTTAAAGGCGATTTGGATGATTATCAAAAATGGTTGAGTGAAGTTAATGCGCAAACGTCGGCGAAAAGTAGCGAAAGTGCGGTCAATTTTAAGGAAAATTCTAGCCAAAATCGTAAAGAACAAAAACGCAAAGAAGCCGAGCTACGCCAACAAACCGCGCCGTTACGCAAAAAAATTAGACAATTTGAAGCCGAAATGGAACGCTTGCAACGCCAACTGGCGGAGATTGAACAACAACTTGGCGATACCGAATTATACGCGGCAGAAAATAAAGAAAAATTGACCGCACTTTTAGCCTCTCAAACCCGCGATAAAAAAACGCTGGAGGAGGTAGAAATGCAGTGGTTTGAAGCGCAAGAAGAATTGGAAAATTTATTGCAATAA
- the xylE gene encoding putative metabolite transport protein, with product MSSQNQKMNLYVICVTLVATLGGLLFGYDTAVISGAVASIDEVFIKPQGLSEISANSLLGFTVASALIGCIIGGFCGGYLSSKYGRKNALIIAAILFLISAIGSAFPELGLKEVADSNSIPYYLSNFVTEFVIYRIIGGVGVGIASMVSPMYIAEIAPANVRGRMVSFNQFAIIAGQLLVYFVNYFIALSGDHTWLNAIGWRYMFLSEVVPAALFLILLFFVPESPRWLVLKDKLQQAEVVLVRLLGKARSEAELHNISVSLTHRNTVKTPLLAFGIGVIIIGIMLSVFQQFVGINVALYYAPEVFKSLGSSTEIALLQTIIMGAINLSFTTIAIFTVDKYGRKPLQIWGAIGMAIGMFILGSAFYARLSGTIALAGMLFYVAAFAISWGPVCWVLLAEIFPNTIRSQALAIAVAAQWIANYLVSWTFPMMDKSTYLLEHFNHGFAYWVYGVMSLLAALFMWKFVPETKGKTLEELELFWKKH from the coding sequence ATGTCATCTCAAAATCAGAAAATGAATTTGTATGTTATTTGTGTAACACTGGTAGCCACGTTAGGTGGCTTATTATTTGGTTATGATACAGCCGTTATTTCAGGTGCAGTCGCCTCAATTGATGAAGTTTTTATCAAACCACAGGGTTTATCTGAAATTTCAGCTAATTCACTACTAGGTTTTACCGTAGCAAGTGCATTAATTGGTTGTATTATTGGTGGTTTTTGTGGCGGTTATTTAAGCAGTAAATACGGTCGTAAAAATGCATTAATTATTGCCGCAATACTTTTTTTAATTTCCGCTATCGGCTCGGCTTTCCCTGAACTTGGATTGAAAGAAGTCGCTGACTCAAACAGCATCCCCTATTATCTCAGTAACTTTGTAACTGAATTTGTTATTTATCGCATTATTGGTGGTGTCGGCGTAGGTATTGCCTCAATGGTCTCACCAATGTATATCGCTGAAATTGCACCAGCGAATGTGCGTGGAAGAATGGTCTCATTCAACCAATTTGCAATTATCGCAGGTCAATTACTGGTTTACTTCGTAAATTACTTTATTGCATTAAGTGGTGATCATACTTGGTTAAATGCGATCGGTTGGCGCTATATGTTCTTATCTGAAGTTGTACCAGCAGCGTTATTTTTAATCTTATTATTTTTCGTACCGGAAAGTCCTCGTTGGTTAGTCTTAAAAGATAAACTCCAACAGGCAGAAGTAGTATTAGTGCGCCTACTCGGCAAAGCAAGAAGTGAAGCAGAGCTACATAATATCAGCGTTTCTCTCACCCATCGTAATACGGTAAAAACACCGTTACTGGCTTTTGGAATTGGGGTGATCATCATTGGGATCATGCTTTCTGTATTCCAACAATTTGTTGGGATTAATGTCGCGCTATATTACGCACCAGAAGTATTTAAATCCCTCGGATCCAGCACAGAAATCGCCCTCTTACAAACAATCATCATGGGAGCAATAAATTTATCATTTACCACCATTGCTATCTTTACCGTTGACAAATATGGACGCAAACCGCTACAAATTTGGGGAGCAATTGGCATGGCAATTGGAATGTTTATTTTAGGTAGTGCATTTTACGCACGCCTTTCCGGCACCATTGCATTAGCTGGAATGTTGTTCTATGTTGCCGCATTTGCCATCTCTTGGGGACCGGTATGCTGGGTGTTGCTTGCTGAAATTTTCCCAAATACCATTCGCAGTCAAGCACTCGCGATTGCAGTAGCTGCACAATGGATCGCAAACTATCTCGTCTCCTGGACATTCCCAATGATGGATAAAAGCACTTATTTACTTGAACATTTTAATCACGGTTTTGCGTATTGGGTATATGGTGTGATGAGTCTTCTTGCCGCCTTATTTATGTGGAAATTTGTACCAGAAACAAAAGGTAAAACGCTTGAAGAATTAGAATTATTTTGGAAAAAGCATTAA
- the msbA_2 gene encoding lipid A export ATP-binding/permease protein MsbA codes for MSFKQKNDYGLHALVILAQYHNIAVSPEEIKHKFDPEGKGIDLVAWLLAAKSLELKAKKVKKSIDRLPFIHLPALIWRDDGQHFILTKIDTQTNRYLIFDLEERNPKVLSAVEFQQVFQGNVILLTSRASIMGKLAKFDFTWFIPAIIKYRKIFVEVMLVSIFLQLFALITPLFFQVVMDKVLVHRGFSTLNVITVALAIVVIFEIVLSGLRTYVFSHSTSRIDVELGAKLFRHLLALPISYFENRRVGDTVARVRELDQIRNFLTGQALTSVLDLLFSFIFFAVMWYYSPKLTIVILLSLPCYIAWSIFISPILRRRLDEKFTRNADNQAFLVESVTAIDTIKALAVTPQMTNIWDKQLASYVSADFRVTVLATIGQQGVQLIQKTVMIINLWLGAHLVISGDLSIGQLIAFNMLSGQVIAPVIRLAQLWQDFQQVGISITRLGDVLNAPTENFQGKLSLPEINGDVTFKNIRFRYKPDAPIILNDVNLTIKQGEVIGIVGRSGSGKSTLTKLLQRFYIPENGQVLIDGHDLALADPNWLRRQIGVVLQDNVLLNRSIRDNIALTDPSMPMEQVIHAAKLAGAHDFISELREGYNTMVGEQGAGLSGGQRQRIAIARALVNNPRILIFDEATSALDYESEHIIMRNMQQICHGRTVIIIAHRLSTVRNADRIIVMEKGHIVERGKHSELLENKDGLYYYLNQLQSI; via the coding sequence ATGTCCTTTAAGCAAAAAAACGATTATGGATTACATGCTTTAGTCATCCTTGCTCAATATCATAACATTGCTGTAAGTCCTGAAGAGATAAAACATAAATTTGATCCAGAGGGGAAAGGAATAGATCTCGTCGCTTGGTTATTAGCGGCAAAATCCCTTGAACTCAAAGCCAAGAAAGTAAAAAAAAGTATTGATCGTTTACCCTTTATTCATCTTCCAGCCTTGATTTGGCGAGATGACGGTCAACATTTTATCTTGACGAAAATTGATACTCAAACCAATCGTTACCTTATTTTTGACTTAGAAGAACGCAATCCAAAAGTATTAAGTGCGGTTGAATTTCAACAAGTTTTTCAAGGAAATGTCATTCTTCTTACTTCTCGTGCTTCTATCATGGGAAAATTAGCAAAATTTGATTTCACTTGGTTTATTCCAGCAATTATCAAATATCGCAAAATTTTTGTAGAAGTCATGCTCGTATCTATATTTTTACAACTATTTGCGCTGATTACACCTCTTTTTTTCCAAGTAGTAATGGATAAAGTTCTTGTCCATCGGGGATTCTCGACACTCAATGTTATCACTGTTGCTTTGGCGATTGTCGTCATCTTTGAAATTGTCTTAAGTGGCTTACGAACCTACGTATTTTCCCACAGTACCAGTCGAATTGATGTGGAACTCGGTGCAAAACTCTTTCGCCACTTATTGGCATTACCTATTTCCTATTTTGAAAATAGACGCGTCGGTGATACCGTCGCACGGGTTCGAGAATTGGATCAAATACGTAATTTTTTAACTGGTCAAGCGCTCACGTCAGTATTAGATCTCTTATTCTCTTTTATTTTCTTTGCGGTCATGTGGTACTACAGCCCCAAACTCACTATCGTCATTTTACTTTCTTTGCCTTGTTATATTGCATGGTCAATCTTTATCAGTCCAATATTGCGTCGGCGATTAGATGAAAAATTTACCCGTAATGCAGATAACCAAGCCTTTTTAGTAGAATCTGTTACTGCCATTGATACAATCAAGGCACTTGCCGTAACACCGCAAATGACGAATATCTGGGATAAACAGCTAGCAAGTTATGTATCTGCAGATTTCCGAGTAACCGTCTTGGCAACTATCGGGCAACAAGGCGTACAATTGATTCAAAAAACAGTCATGATAATTAATTTATGGCTAGGGGCACATTTAGTTATTTCAGGGGATCTCAGTATCGGGCAGCTAATTGCTTTTAATATGCTTTCAGGACAAGTCATTGCACCTGTTATCCGTCTGGCTCAATTATGGCAAGACTTCCAACAAGTAGGTATATCTATTACCCGATTAGGTGATGTATTAAATGCACCCACAGAAAATTTTCAAGGCAAACTCTCACTACCGGAAATTAACGGTGATGTAACGTTCAAAAATATTCGCTTTCGCTATAAACCGGATGCCCCCATCATTTTAAATGATGTAAATTTAACCATAAAACAAGGAGAAGTAATCGGTATTGTGGGACGTTCAGGTTCTGGCAAAAGTACGCTTACTAAACTATTACAACGATTTTATATTCCAGAAAACGGGCAGGTATTAATTGATGGACATGATCTCGCACTCGCCGATCCTAATTGGTTACGTCGCCAAATAGGTGTTGTGTTACAAGATAATGTATTACTCAACCGCAGTATTCGCGACAATATCGCACTTACTGACCCAAGTATGCCCATGGAGCAAGTCATCCACGCGGCAAAACTGGCTGGCGCCCATGATTTTATTTCTGAACTACGAGAAGGTTACAACACAATGGTCGGAGAACAAGGCGCAGGTCTATCTGGTGGACAACGTCAACGTATCGCTATTGCAAGAGCATTAGTGAATAATCCTAGAATTTTGATTTTTGATGAAGCGACAAGTGCATTAGATTATGAATCTGAACATATCATCATGCGGAATATGCAACAGATTTGTCACGGACGAACAGTAATTATCATTGCACACCGCCTTTCTACGGTAAGAAATGCCGATCGCATTATTGTGATGGAAAAAGGGCATATTGTGGAGCGTGGCAAACACAGTGAATTACTCGAAAATAAAGATGGGCTTTATTACTATCTCAATCAGCTACAATCAATCTAA